TCAATGATAATTTAAATACTTGCAGAGGTGGAGCACATTGCGAAAGAGAGAAGGCGACTTCAATTGATATCGCAACCTATCCCTCAACAGCTGACAATCGATcactcaattatattttttttgttcactTGACGAACAATTCATTACGAATTATCGATGtgattttgattgtttttagTTCTGGAAAATTACATACCATTTCTAAATTCAATATTTGTCTATAGTCGTTTTCATGAATACAATACTTTACAGAGTGAATCAATAAGTTATTTGTCTAAATATTTCAACATTAGTTGGATAAAGACACTGTTTTTTAGACTGCCATATATggttaaataaaaaacacattatTCATAATCATTTGCCAAGGGGAAACTTCTGCCATAAACAAAAAATCTTCtacaaagataaataattttatatttaaaatgcaTGTCATATCATATTATGAAACTACACATGCAAAAGGCTAccaaaattaaagataaaattccATTTGCTTTTATACAGATGAACTCACGCACTTTAAGAAAGGATTGTAAGTCAATGttgcaattaaaattaaaacagcACGAGGACTCAGCTTTTATATATTATCACAATCACAGTACTGTTACATAATTTAGAGTAGAATCCAAGTACTGGTGGAAGTTGTTCTAAATTGGAGCTGGTGCTTGTTCATTGAAACTGTGTTGCCTTTGCAATGCTGGGTTGACACATGCAAACAGTGAAGGATGATTCTTTTGCTTCTTTAACTTGACTCCAAACAAGAAAGACCTCAAGGGTATTCGAGCACGACTACTGGATTTTTTTATCTGGCTGACACTCTTACTACTATCACCAATAGCTTCATCTAGCTCATCAAGTGTCTTCTCAACATCAACTTTCATTCCCTTCACAAGGCTAAGACCTGCTTGAAGTTCACTTGCAACCTTGCTGTTCTCTTGCTTCATGTTGAGAATCTCACCTTGAAACTTTGCAGCTTGGTACTTGCTAATTAGCTCAGCGTGGTCGGCTCCGGATTCCGCGTACCCCGCTCTTGCTATCTCATCTTGGATGTTGCTCAAAGATGAGTACCTTCCTTGCAGTTCATCCTGAAGTACTGCATTGTGTTCCACCCACAGTGATAACTCGGTTCTTATTTCTCTAAGGTGTCTGAATATTGGCCTGAGTTCAGATTGCATATGATGTTTATTATTTGAATGCCCTTCAGATTTCGCGTTTCTTTCCCTTATCATTTTCAGCTCAGCTTTCAAGTCCTGAATAGAGTTTTGGAACTTTTGAATCTGATGAACTGAAGTGCTAAACCTCAACCAGAACTCCAAGTTCTCTTCCATTAAGTCATCGATGGCTGAACGGAATTTCAGTTCCATGTTCGAAAGGTCATGGCGCTTATCCTGATTTTCCATGAGCCTTCCAAGTGTCATTTTCAGAGATGATAAGGTCATACTTCTCGTGCTTTCAGTTTCACCGTGATGTTCTGAGAAAGGGGTAACTGCATTTGCATTTGCATCTGCATTtgaatttaaatgtaaaacttCTGAGTCTGACCCATATGCTCTTTGACTTGCTCTTCGAAGAACTGCTTCATTGGGTGTATATTTGTATTCCGTGGTGTTGGTGTAGGGACTTTCATCAGGATTTGCATCTGGACAGTTTAGCTTCTGACGTAAAAACTGTATCTCTTTATCCTTTGCCACAAGAGCATTCTTCATCTCCCTAAGCTGTAGGCAAAATTTTACATAGTaagagctaagagctaaaagcTGAAAACATAGATGTGAAAGTTCATAGTATACCTATCATGACTTTATTTGGAAGTAACCATATAATCTCTTACCTGAAGTGTCAACTCAAAAATGCTGTCTCGGCTTCTCTTTTCCACATCATTGAGCTTAGCCCTGACCTCCTTATAGTTCATTAAGACTGATGTGTACTCCTCCAGCAAAATTTTTTCTCTGTCATCTAATCCACTCATAAACATCTGCCTCCAGTTAGGTTGATCTCCCTCACCAGTGTTCAAATCTTGTGATTCATTGTCAATATTGCTCACTGTATCAGATGAATTATCATTTTCATGGAATGGCAGCTTCTGAATGCTTTCATTAAGAAAACTACTCCCAATCGAATTAGACTCGTTCTTATGAATATTTGCACCATCTTTTTCCTTTATTGTCTTGACATCTAAGTTATTAACAAACAAGTTAGCACCATGTTTATCAGACTTTTTCCCTGGTATACCATCAGAAGCAGTTCTCTTCTTCCTGTAAAGTACCAAGttctcctcctcctcatctGGCTTCATGTAAGTCAATTTTCCAGACAGGTGCTCAAGGTTACAGGTAGCTTCAGTAAAGTGCGTTTGGAGAGTGTTGTCTTGACTTCTGACACTTCGGTTGAGCATTTTAAGTCTCCACAACTCTCGCTCTAATTCCTTTAGCTTCTTCTTGGTAACTTCTGAGTCTTCTATGAGCATTTCCTTGTCTTCTTCCAACTTTCTTATGCTTGTCTGAAGTCCATCTGTGTCTGATCTTAGTCTCTTAACCAAACCAGTCTGAGATGAAACCGCTGTTTCCAAGGTACAAATCTTATTTACAAGCTCATCAATGCACTCAGCCATTTCAGTCACAGTTAAGGAATTGCTTGAATCTTCCTCCAACTTTCGTTTGATCTTCTCTCTCAATAGCCCCACATTATGCGCCTCTTGCTCCAACCGATCCATCTCTTCATCTATGCTTTTTTGATCTGTTTCTACACTCTTACACTTGTCCCCATCATCATGCTCTGGCTGACCTGTCATATATTTAGAAATGAATTGGTCTCTTAGGATCTCAAACATCTCATGAGCTTTCTTAACTCTTTGATACTCCTCTTTAGCTTCTTTAGATGCTTGAACTTGTATCTCTTTCAACTTGTCCAGAGTCTCTTGGCATGATTTTAGAGCTGTGGCTGCCATCAAAGTTCTTGCATCATTGTCTTCTATCACTGTCCCAACACCAAACTCATCTTGCAAGCTGCAAACTCTTTTCTGTGTTGCTGTGATCTGGTCTTCAATTGACCAGTACTTTTCATAGGCGCGTTCGTACAAACTCCTTACGAACTCTTTCTCAGTTTGCTGCGACAATATTTCTTTCTGAAGCTTGTCAATTTCTGCCAAAGCTTCATCCTTGGTCAGACCAGAAGATGAAATTGTTGGAATGTATTTTACAGAGCTAGGAGTCTTCTTAAGTGTGGCCTTTCTGGAGATCAACATGGACTGGCTTCTAAAATCCTTCTTTGGGGTTTTTGGAACTTTAGGAATGGATGGTTTATCATGTGTTTGATTGGTGGGGTCTGATGATATTGAATTAGTTCCTGTGtcactttcttcttcctcatcttcttccatatgaCATGGGACTTGGTCTGGGAAAACACTGGCTATAGTGCGGTTTGCACTTTGAAGTTCCTTTGATAAATGATCATATCTGTCTGCTAAGGCTTTATATGCTCGAAAGGTTTCTTCCACAAAATTTGCCAACTCTGGTCTCTTCTTGTAATACATTTCTGCCCTCTTAGCAAATGAGTCCCCTTCATCTCGCAGCACAACCAGGGCTTCATTCACCTTCTCCTCCATATCTGTCATTATTTGTTTCCCTCATTATTCACTCAATTTTATTCCAAAACTTAAAGCATAACAATGATGAACATGATAACTTCTGTTCCTATCCATTATGCACCCATTAAACTGATACAACTATGCCATTATCCTATTTCATTCttaatgtcattaattcatttCCCTATGCTCCTATCATTTTGCATCCCTTTCTCTAAAACCATCTCTTAATTCTACACCATATGTCTTGTTTAGTGTATGCATGTGTAGCCTGAGAAAATGGTGCATTGAAGAAAATGCAGCTACTATCTTTGAAACGAAAAGCTTCTTTTTTATGCATGTGAATTGCAAGCCATCTTAATCAACAATTCTCCACAAAGTAGTTTGGGAAATCAAGAGAAAATGAGAATGTTGGTGATTCTAAATCGCCTGAGATTGATAATTTGGTACATTCTGGGTCTTAATATCCAATATTTGATTTGGTGTTACTAgagaattttaagataaaataataatcaaattgatTATTGAGGTTTCATACTGAGAAACATACCATGGAGGCTTTGATCCAGCCATTTTGACTGCTTTGTCCGGATGTGGCTGGCCCACCACCATGAATATGCATTGCTTGCTGCCCTTTGCAACATGTTTGTCTTAGGTAGCAATCATGCACTTTCAACCCATTGAAGTAAAATGTTGATGACGAAGATGTG
This window of the Vigna angularis cultivar LongXiaoDou No.4 chromosome 7, ASM1680809v1, whole genome shotgun sequence genome carries:
- the LOC108336706 gene encoding protein NETWORKED 2A translates to MTDMEEKVNEALVVLRDEGDSFAKRAEMYYKKRPELANFVEETFRAYKALADRYDHLSKELQSANRTIASVFPDQVPCHMEEDEEEESDTGTNSISSDPTNQTHDKPSIPKVPKTPKKDFRSQSMLISRKATLKKTPSSVKYIPTISSSGLTKDEALAEIDKLQKEILSQQTEKEFVRSLYERAYEKYWSIEDQITATQKRVCSLQDEFGVGTVIEDNDARTLMAATALKSCQETLDKLKEIQVQASKEAKEEYQRVKKAHEMFEILRDQFISKYMTGQPEHDDGDKCKSVETDQKSIDEEMDRLEQEAHNVGLLREKIKRKLEEDSSNSLTVTEMAECIDELVNKICTLETAVSSQTGLVKRLRSDTDGLQTSIRKLEEDKEMLIEDSEVTKKKLKELERELWRLKMLNRSVRSQDNTLQTHFTEATCNLEHLSGKLTYMKPDEEEENLVLYRKKRTASDGIPGKKSDKHGANLFVNNLDVKTIKEKDGANIHKNESNSIGSSFLNESIQKLPFHENDNSSDTVSNIDNESQDLNTGEGDQPNWRQMFMSGLDDREKILLEEYTSVLMNYKEVRAKLNDVEKRSRDSIFELTLQLREMKNALVAKDKEIQFLRQKLNCPDANPDESPYTNTTEYKYTPNEAVLRRASQRAYGSDSEVLHLNSNADANANAVTPFSEHHGETESTRSMTLSSLKMTLGRLMENQDKRHDLSNMELKFRSAIDDLMEENLEFWLRFSTSVHQIQKFQNSIQDLKAELKMIRERNAKSEGHSNNKHHMQSELRPIFRHLREIRTELSLWVEHNAVLQDELQGRYSSLSNIQDEIARAGYAESGADHAELISKYQAAKFQGEILNMKQENSKVASELQAGLSLVKGMKVDVEKTLDELDEAIGDSSKSVSQIKKSSSRARIPLRSFLFGVKLKKQKNHPSLFACVNPALQRQHSFNEQAPAPI